The DNA region TGGGGATGTTGGCCGGCGAGCGGGTGCCGCACACCCTCAGCACTCCCGACCGCATTCCCACCCCGCTGGGCGACATCCCGTTGCCCCACACCGACATCCCGGTCGGGCCCGCTGTGCTCGATCCCGAAGCCGGTCGTCCCAACCGATCGGTGACCTCCGACCACACCTACGACAATCCGATCTAGGACGACCTGTGCTGACTCGCCGACTGTTGATCACGATGCTGACCGTCTTCACCATTGGAGGTTGTGGTATGTCAGAATCCGTTCCTGCACAAGATAATCCGTTCGACTCACCGGAGAATGCGCTGTCCGACGGACAGGCCAAGGCCGAGGTGGTCGAACCCGCGGTCGCGGTGGTGCGGGCCGTGAGCCTCGACGACGTGACGGGCGGATTCTCGTTCGGCTCGTGCAACGACCAGGGCGAGCCCCCGTTCCAGGGCCGGGTCGAGGTGACATTCCGGCTGCCGGCCGACCCGCAGCCGGTGTACACCCAGATCCGCGACGCGTTGGTAGCTCAGGGCTGGAGCGCCGGGGCGCCGGAGGGGCAGCTGGTTCACGGCACCACGTTGAACCGTGACGGGGTGACCGCGACGGTCGGACCGCGCGCCCTAGACCCCGGATATGGGTCGCTGAAGATCTACGGGCAGTGCCGCAACACCGGCGAGCACGGCGAGGAAGGTGCCGTCGACATCACCGGCGAGCTGCGCTGACTGTCCAGGCGCCGTCAGCGGTAGTTGACGAACTGCAGCGCAACCTCGAGGTCGGCGCCCTTGAGCAGAGCGATGACGGCCTGGAGATCGTCGCGCTTTTTGGAGCTGACGCGGATCTCGTCGCCCTGGATCTGCGCCTTGACGCCCTTGGGGCCCTCGTCGCGGATCAGCTTGGTGATCTTCTTGGCGTTCTCGCTGTCGATGCCCTGCTTGAGGGTGCCGCTGACCTTGTAGGTCTTGCCGGAGGCCTGCGGGTCGCCGGCGTCGAAGGCCTT from Mycobacterium sp. SMC-4 includes:
- a CDS encoding YajQ family cyclic di-GMP-binding protein; amino-acid sequence: MADSSFDVVSKVDRQEVDNALNQAAKELATRFDFRGTDTTIAWKGEEAIEIVSSTEERVKAAVDVFKEKLVRRDISMKAFDAGDPQASGKTYKVSGTLKQGIDSENAKKITKLIRDEGPKGVKAQIQGDEIRVSSKKRDDLQAVIALLKGADLEVALQFVNYR